The genomic stretch TTCCTCTGTCGGGAAACGCAGCAAGGTCACCTAATTCTGTCGTAGAATAGATTTTTACGGGAGTATTGTTGCCATTGATATCTAAAGTTCCATCAGATAAACCTCCGGGGTATTCTTGTGCAAAAAGACTCTGAGCAACCAATGCAAATATGACAAGGTAAATTCTGAAAAAAATATTACTCATTTTTCTATTGATTTAATAGTTTGTTGTTTTTTTATTGATGTTTATGTTTAGGGGGTACAGGATCGTAGCCGCTTCCTCCCCATGGATGACACCTTAAAATCCTTTTCAATCCCAGCCAGAACCCTTTAAATATACCATGAACCTGTAAAGACTCTATCATATAATGGGAGCAGGTAGGTTCGTAACGGCAATTTTTAGGAAGTAGGGGCGAAATAAACCACTGGTAAAATTTTATCAAAATTACCATAGGAAATGTAATGATTTTATTGAATGTAAGTTTCAAAACAATGCAAAAATAGGGTAAAAAAATGAAAATTAGTTTAATTTTGTTAGAAGTTTCAGAGCATAGAAATCTGAAATATTGATCTTAAAAAAATAAAAGTACTTTGAACCAAAATATTCCATTAGCCGAGAAATTAAGACCTAAAACCCTGGACGAAGTTTTGGGGCAGGAACATCTTACCGGCGAAAAAGGGACGATCCGGAAAATGATCGAGAATAATAGTCTGAATTCCCTGATTTTCTGGGGGCCTCCGGGAACAGGAAAGACTACGCTGGCTGAAATTATTTCTGAAAGCTCAGGGAGAAAGTTTTATAAACTTTCTGCTGTTTCTTCAGGAGTAAAGGATGTTCGTGATGTGATTGAAGATGCAAAGAAACAGAATTTATTTTCCGGGAAGTCTCCCATTTTATTTATTGATGAAATTCATCGTTTTAATAAGTCCCAGCAGGATTCACTGCTGCATGCTGTAGAGAAAGGCTGGATTGTCTTGATTGGGGCTACTACAGAAAATCCAAGTTTTGAAGTTGTTTCTGCTTTATTGTCCAGGAGCCAGGTTTATATTCTGAAAGCTTTAAGCTATGAAAAACTGGAGGAGCTTATTGATATTGCTTCTGAAAGATATAATAAAGATGAAGGAACTGATTTTAAAATTCTCGAAAAAGAAGCGCTTATTCAATATTCCGGGGGAGATGCCAGAAAACTGATTAATTCTGTAGAGCTGGTTTTGAATCAGTATAAAAATACAGATGTCAAGGAGATTATCAATTCGGATGTACTGGAAGTTCTTCAGGAAACAATGGCCCTGTATGATAAGAATGGTGAGCAGCATTATGATATTATCTCTGCTTTCATTAAATCAATGCGTGGAGGTGATCCTAATGGAGCTGTATATTGGCTGGCGAGAATGCTTGTAGGTGGTGAGGATATTAAATTTATTGCAAGAAGAATGCTTATCCTGGCTGCGGAAGATATTGGGTTAGCCAATCCTAATGCGCTGGTCATTGCCAATAATTGTTTTCAGGCCATCAATGTAATCGGTAATCCTGAGGCAAGAATTATTCTTAGTGAAACGGCTGTATATCTTGCTGTTTCTCCCAAAAGCAATTCGACATATATGGCTATTAATGAAGCCATGGCTTTAGTGAAACAAACAGGAAATTTACCCGTACCCCTTCATTTAAGAAATGCACCTACGAAGCTGATGAAGGATCTGGATTATGGAAAAGAATATAAATATGCCCATTCTTACGAAGGAAACTTTGTAGAACAGGATTTTCTTCCTCAAGAAATTAACGATGTAAAACTATATGAGCCTGGAAGTAATTCTACAGAAAAAAAGATCTACGAAGAACTGAAGAAGAAGTGGGGAAAAAAATATAAATAAAAAGGATAGCATTTTTAATGCTATCCTTTTTAGTATTATTAGGAATTACTTCGTTGTATAAATAAAGTAAGTTGGTTTTCCGTTGTAATCCTTTTTCTCAGTCTTTGCCATGATTAACGTAAATATTTTAGTCGATGGATCTGTAAATTCCTGGTCATCAATAAAAACAGGATTGTTGGCAGGAATGTCGTTTTGCTTGTTTATCTGTGCTAGGGTAAGCCTGTCAAGTCCATTATTGCCTTTGAATTTATATACAGTAACTCCATTTGTAAAGACAGAACTGTATTTTTTTAAATTGGCAGGAAGGCTTGCAGCATTATTATAGACTTTCAAAACCTGAGTCTGAGCACTATTTGATTTGAACAGATCTTCTGTTCCTATCATATTGTCAGCCACTGCAAGCTTTTTCTGTGCAAATAAAGTTGCAGATGAGAGTATTAAAAAAGAATAGAGTAATTTTTTCATAATCAGAATATGTAACTGTTAAAAACGTGATAAATATAGTTATTTTTTGTAAAATGTGAATTAAATATT from Chryseobacterium indologenes encodes the following:
- the yidD gene encoding membrane protein insertion efficiency factor YidD; protein product: MVILIKFYQWFISPLLPKNCRYEPTCSHYMIESLQVHGIFKGFWLGLKRILRCHPWGGSGYDPVPPKHKHQ
- a CDS encoding replication-associated recombination protein A, coding for MNQNIPLAEKLRPKTLDEVLGQEHLTGEKGTIRKMIENNSLNSLIFWGPPGTGKTTLAEIISESSGRKFYKLSAVSSGVKDVRDVIEDAKKQNLFSGKSPILFIDEIHRFNKSQQDSLLHAVEKGWIVLIGATTENPSFEVVSALLSRSQVYILKALSYEKLEELIDIASERYNKDEGTDFKILEKEALIQYSGGDARKLINSVELVLNQYKNTDVKEIINSDVLEVLQETMALYDKNGEQHYDIISAFIKSMRGGDPNGAVYWLARMLVGGEDIKFIARRMLILAAEDIGLANPNALVIANNCFQAINVIGNPEARIILSETAVYLAVSPKSNSTYMAINEAMALVKQTGNLPVPLHLRNAPTKLMKDLDYGKEYKYAHSYEGNFVEQDFLPQEINDVKLYEPGSNSTEKKIYEELKKKWGKKYK